A genome region from Leptodactylus fuscus isolate aLepFus1 chromosome 6, aLepFus1.hap2, whole genome shotgun sequence includes the following:
- the RPL38 gene encoding large ribosomal subunit protein eL38, with the protein MPRKIEEIKDFLLTARRKDAKSVKIKKNKDNVKFKVRCSKYLYTLVITDKEKAEKLKQSLPPGLSVKELK; encoded by the exons ATG CCTCGCAAAATAGAAGAGATAAAAGATTTCCTGCTGACAGCCAGGAGAAAGGATGCCAAGT CTGTCAAAATTAAGAAGAACAAGGACAATGTGAAATTCAAGGTTCGCTGCAGCAAGTACCTGTACACACTGGTCATCACAGACAAGGAGAAGGCAGAGAAGCTCAAGCAGTCTCTTCCCCCAG GTCTGTCTGTGAAAGAACTGAAGTAA